AGCATGCGGCGCCACAGGTCGGTGGCGCGCATCTTCTTGAAGAGCTTGATCTCGCCGCGGGCGACCTTGTCTTCATACGCGGTGTAGGCGGCCTCGAAGTCCTTGCCGAACTTGTCGTGCAGGTCCGGGCAGGTGCTGGGCGAGAAGAGCGTCCACTCGCCGTTTTCCATCACGCGGCGCATGAACAGGTCGGGAATCCAGTTCGCCGTGTTCATGTCGTGGGTGCGGCGGCGGTCGTCGCCGGTGTTCTTGCGCAGTTCGAGGAATTCCTCGATGTCCAGGTGCCAGCTTTCCAGGTACGCGCAGACGGCGCCCTTGCGCTTGCCGCCCTGGTTCACCGCGACGGCGGTGTCGTTGACGACCTTCAGGAACGGGACGACGCCCTGGCTCTTGCCGTTCGTGCCCTTGATGTGCGAACCGAGCGCGCGGACATTGGTCCAGTCGTTGCCCAGGCCGCCGGCGAACTTCGACAGCAGCGCGTTTTCCTTCAGCGCCTCGTAGATGCCGTCCAGGTCGTCGGCCACGGTGGTCAGGTAGCAGCTGGAGAGCTGCGAGCGGCGGGTGCCCGAGTTGAACAGCGTGGGCGTGGAGCTCATGAAGTCGAACGTCGAGAGGACTTCGTAGAACTCGATGGCGCGGGCTTCGCGGTCGACCTCGTTCAGGGCCAGGCCCATCGCGACGCGCATGTAGAACGCCTGGGGCAGTTCGATGCGGGTGTCCTCGATGTGCAGGAAGTAGCGGTCGTACAGGGTCTGCAGGCCGAGGTAGTCGAACTGCAGGTCACGGTCGGCCTTCAGCGCGTTGCCGAGCTTTTCCAGGTCGTACTGGAGCAGCTTGTCGTCGAGCAGCTCGGCCTTGACGCCCTTCTTGATGTAGCCGGGGAAGTACTCGGCGTAGCGGGTGTGCATTTCCGAATGCAGCAGCTCCTCGCCGATGATTTCCTTGCGGATGGTGTGCAGCAGCAGGCGGGCCGTGGCGCGCGTGTAGCCCGGGTCCTTCTCGATCAGGGTGCGGGCGGCCAGGATGGCGGCCTTGTGCACTTCCTCGATGGGCACGCCGTCGTACAGGTTGCGCTGGGTCTCGGCCAGGATGGGCTCGGGCTTGACGTCCACGCCGAGGTTCGCGCAGGCGGATTCGATCAGCTGCTTGAGGCGGCCGGTGTCGAGCGGCACGCGCACGCCGCGGTCGGTGACCATCAGCGCCGGCTCGGCCGCGCGCTCGGGGATGCCCTGCTTCACGCGCTCCTGCGCGCGGCGCTCGCGGTACAGCACGTAGGCACGCGCCACTTCGTGATGGCCGCCACGCATCAGGCCCAGTTCGACATGGTCCTGCACGTCCTCGATGTGGAACGTGCCGCCACCCGGACGCGAGCGCAGCAGCGCGCGCACCACGGCTTCCGTCAGACCGTCCACCGTCTCGCGCACGCTGGCCGAGGCCGCGCCCTGCGTGCCGTGCACCGCCAGGAACGCTTTCATCAGCGCGACGGCGATCTTGCTCGGCTCGAACGAGACCACCGCGCCGTTGCGGCGGATGATCTGGTAACCCTGGTACGCCGACGAGGCGTGCGAGGGAGCGTCGGCCGGGCGTTGCGCGGTCGGGGCGGACGGGGTGGCGGTGGGTGTGACGGTTTGCATGGGTTTACCTCTTGTTCAATGTCAACAGCAGGAGCGCAGATTCGGATTCGGTGGGGTTCACATCAGGCCGGCGGGCCGCAATGGCGCTGCCACGGAGCGGGCGCTTGGGCACCGGTCCGGAAGATGCGAGTCGCACGGGACAGGAAAAACGGAAAGAGCGGCGGAAAAGAGCGGCTGGACGGTGCCAGGGAGACACCGGGAGCGAACACCACTCCCTTGCGGGACAGACTCGGACCAACCCAGGAGGATCCAACGAGCGTGTGCATGGAGCGGCGTTTTCCAGGGACGAAAGGATAACACGAAGGACACTATATCTGGGGGTTCTTCGAGGTACAAGCACTACCGCTAGCGTGCCACATCACGTCAGGGAGAGTGCACTGCGGCACCCCGGCGGTGCATCGCCGCCTTGATGCGGAGCAGCACTGCCGCACAGGGCCGATCGCAACGGCATTCCATGCCGGCAAGTGGCGCGCCTGCTCGCTCAGGCGGGCATTCGGCCCGCGAGACCGCATGGATGAACGCTTTGCAAAGGCGACCGCCGCACCGTCCCGGTGAAGCGTTTCAACGCGTGCCGCGCACCGCCTCGGGAAAATACCGACCGGGCCAGCCCAGTCGATCGATGAGCGCGGGCCAGTCGAAGCCGGCGCCGGGGTCGAACTTGCGCCCTGGCGCCACGTGCTCGTGGCCGGCCACCGAACGCAGCGGCAGGCGCCGCAGCAGCGCGATCAGCAGGTCGGCGAGGCGCTCGTACTGCACGGGCTCGAAGGTCTCGCCTTCGAGCCCCTCGAGTTCGATGCCGACGGAGTAGTCGTTGCAGTTCTCGCGGCCGAGCCAGCTGGAGCGTCCCGCGTGCCACGCGCGGTCGCGCGTGGAGACGTACTGGACGATGCCGCCGTCGCGGGCCACCACGAAGTGGGCCGAGACCTCCATGCCGCGGATCTCGCCGAAGTACGGGTGGGCGTTCCAGTCGAGGCGGTTCGTGAAAAGCTGCTCGATCTCGCCGCCGCCGTACTGCCCCGGCGGCAGGCTGATGGAGTGCACGACCGCGAGGTCGACCTCCGTGCCCTCGGGCCGCGGCCCGAAGTTGGGCGACACGCAGTGGCGCACGCCCGACATCCAGCCGGAATCGTCGAGCGTCAGCAAGGGGTCAACCCTCGTCGCCCCGGTCGGTGTCGTTGCCGTCGGTGTCACCACCGACGTTCACGCCCAGGCGCGCCATGCGGTAGCGCATCTGGCGCAGCGACAGGCCGAGGCTCGCGCCCGCGGCGGTGCGGTTGTAGCGGTAGCGTTCGAGCGCGCGGTCGAGCACGTCGCGCTCGACCTCGTCGAGGTAGGCGGCGAGGTTCGTGGGCAGCGGCTGCTGCACGGGCGCGGCCGGCCGTGCGGGCTCGGTGCGCACGGGCTCCGGCTCGGCGGGCAGGCGCAGTTCCGGCTCGCCCTGGCCGAGGGCCAGCTCGGGCACGCCGAGGTCGGCCACGCCGATGGTCTCGGCGCCGGTGAGGGCCACCGCGCGGTGCAGCAGGTTCTCGAGTTCGCGCACGTTGCCCGGGAAGCCGTAGCGGCTCAGGTGCAGCAGGCCCTCGCGGGACACGCGCGGCGCGGGCGATACGCCGGCATCGCGCGCGATGCGGTCGAGCACCCGTTCGCAGATGGACGGCAGGTCTTCCAGCCGCTCGCGCAGTGCGGGCACGCGGATCTGGATCACGTTCAGGCGGTAGTACAAGTCCTGGCGGAACCGGCCGGCATGCACCTCCGCGCCCAGGTCCTTGTGGGTGGCACTGACGAGGCGCACGTTGACCGCCTGTTCCGTCACCGCCCCCACCGGTCGCACCGACCGTTCCTGGATGGCGCGCAGCAGCTTGCTCTGCATCGCGAGCGGCAACTCGCCGATCTCGTCGAGGAACAGCGTGCCG
This genomic stretch from Piscinibacter gummiphilus harbors:
- a CDS encoding ribonucleoside-diphosphate reductase subunit alpha, whose protein sequence is MQTVTPTATPSAPTAQRPADAPSHASSAYQGYQIIRRNGAVVSFEPSKIAVALMKAFLAVHGTQGAASASVRETVDGLTEAVVRALLRSRPGGGTFHIEDVQDHVELGLMRGGHHEVARAYVLYRERRAQERVKQGIPERAAEPALMVTDRGVRVPLDTGRLKQLIESACANLGVDVKPEPILAETQRNLYDGVPIEEVHKAAILAARTLIEKDPGYTRATARLLLHTIRKEIIGEELLHSEMHTRYAEYFPGYIKKGVKAELLDDKLLQYDLEKLGNALKADRDLQFDYLGLQTLYDRYFLHIEDTRIELPQAFYMRVAMGLALNEVDREARAIEFYEVLSTFDFMSSTPTLFNSGTRRSQLSSCYLTTVADDLDGIYEALKENALLSKFAGGLGNDWTNVRALGSHIKGTNGKSQGVVPFLKVVNDTAVAVNQGGKRKGAVCAYLESWHLDIEEFLELRKNTGDDRRRTHDMNTANWIPDLFMRRVMENGEWTLFSPSTCPDLHDKFGKDFEAAYTAYEDKVARGEIKLFKKMRATDLWRRMLSMLFETGHPWITFKDACNVRSPQQHVGVVHSSNLCTEITLNTSETEIAVCNLGSVNLVQHVKDGQIDHAKLKKTIATAMRMLDNVIDINYYAVKKARDSNLRHRPVGLGIMGFQDSLHELRVPYASDAAVEFADRSMEAVCYYAYWASTELAEERGRYSTYRGSLWDRGVLPIDSLNLLAEQRGGYVEVDRSTSLDWDALRARIGQHGMRNSNSVAIAPTATISNIIGVSASIEPSFGNLSVKSNLSGEFTVVNEYLVRDLKKLGLWDDVMVMDLKHFDGSLRRIDRVPEDLKALYATAFEIETQWLVEAAARRQKWIDQGQSLNIYMAGASGKKLDETYKLAWLRGLKTTYYLRTVGATHAEKSTVKAGQMNSVSSGADSGAKLAAPVAAVAAAPVLAPVTEAATDVKFCAIDDPGCEACQ
- the ampD gene encoding 1,6-anhydro-N-acetylmuramyl-L-alanine amidase AmpD; this encodes MLTLDDSGWMSGVRHCVSPNFGPRPEGTEVDLAVVHSISLPPGQYGGGEIEQLFTNRLDWNAHPYFGEIRGMEVSAHFVVARDGGIVQYVSTRDRAWHAGRSSWLGRENCNDYSVGIELEGLEGETFEPVQYERLADLLIALLRRLPLRSVAGHEHVAPGRKFDPGAGFDWPALIDRLGWPGRYFPEAVRGTR